In Raphanus sativus cultivar WK10039 chromosome 5, ASM80110v3, whole genome shotgun sequence, the following proteins share a genomic window:
- the LOC108861562 gene encoding uncharacterized protein LOC108861562 gives MRSDGILGVVGGGSDENRGRGVVVESRRRWLKRRERWLVLLGVALHAVYMLSIFDIYFKTPIVHGMDPVPPRFSLPPAKRLILLISDGLRADKFYEPDVDGNYRAPFLRNIIKNQGRWGVSHARPPTESRPGHVAIIAGFYEDPSAVTKGWKANPVEFDSVFNQSRHTFAYGSPDIIPIFCSALPHSTWNSYPHEYEDFATDASFLDEWSFDQFESLLNRSHHDPNLKALLHQDKLVFFLHLLGCDSNGHAHRPFSSIYLNNVKVVDKIAERVYHLLEDYYRDNRTSYIFTADHGMSDKGSHGDGHPTNTDTPLVAWGAGIKYPRPATGQSHSDSVTSFVDKHAHDMPTPYDWGLNRVERVDVNQADIAPLMSTLLGLPSPVNSVGNLPLGYMKLNEAEEVEAVLANTKQILNQLLRKSLIKMSNSLFFKPFKPLVDHSSSLSQIDELISAKHYEAAMKMAVDLRNLALEGLHYFQTYDWLMLMTVITLGYTGWMIVLALHVLQCYSSLSGDLSKKGQLSMQKKDSRKVYLSGCLLMAILTVLNLVEHSPPLYHAYIGMTVFLWTQIFSEYRLIRGLWMYLRERKAGYFIKLLFAAAVSIVIVELLVHSFTERKLYTWFFLIAGFVSSILLHISIPWRSGIPVFVCMSCWFLSVFTLMPAEIPDNNNLVVISGAIIIVISLAAKWLDTHAEGNKFWQSITFHESKKPMWSKLYFIQIILVGVSSVMVSLSTKHRTQNQELHSSHQFINWLVAGSSMVLPLFSGNGILSRLSSIFLGFAPPFLLLSIGYEAVFYSALAVVLMAWILFENASHHSSKAKDSSPSEQNTEEHVTIGSEERYLQLSDVRIPLIFMVLFNVAFFGTGNFASIASFEISSVYRFITIFSPFLMAALLIFKLFIPFMLVICAFSAITKLVRVPRLGCYFLVILFSDIMTIHFFFLVKNTGSWMEIGNSISHFGIVSAQVVFVLLLFALTNLYTRTIRVKPLSSSPSLKTL, from the exons aTGAGGAGCGACGGGATCTTGGGAGTCGTCGGAGGAGGATCGGATGAGAATAGAGGAAGAggggtggtggtggagagtaGAAGGAGATGGCTAAAGAGGAGAGAAAGATGGCTGGTCCTTCTGGGGGTAGCACTTCACGCAGTATACATGCTCAGTATTTTCGACATTTACTTCAAAACTCCCATAGTCCACGGCATGGATCCTGTGCCTCCCAGATTCTCTCTCCCTCCCGCCAAACGACTCATCCTTCTCATCT CGGATGGATTACGAGCAGACAAGTTCTATGAGCCTGACGTTGACGGCAATTACAGAGCGCCCTTCTTGAGGAATATCATCAAGAATCAGGGTCGTTGGGGTGTCTCTCACGCTCGTCCTCCCACTGAGTCTCGACCTGGCCATGTTGCTATCATCGCTGGCTTCTACGAAGATCCCAGTGCTGTCACCAAAGGATGGAAAGCCAATCCTGTTGAATTTGATTCCGTTTTCAATCAGAGCAGACACACCTTTGCTTATGGCAGTCCCGATATCATTCCTATTTTCTGCAGTGCTCTACCTCACTCCACCTGGAACTCTTATCCCCACGAGTACGAAGACTTCGCTACAG ATGCTTCCTTTTTAGACGAGTGGTCTTTTGATCAATTCGAGAGCCTTCTCAATAGGTCTCACCATGATCCCAACTTGAAAGCCCTTCTCCACCAGGACAAACTTGTTTTCTTTCTCCACCTTCTTGGTTGCGATTCCAATGGTCATGCTCATCGCCCTTTCTCCTCCATCTATCTCAACAATGTCAAAGTTGTTGATAAGATCGCTGAAAGGGTCTACCATCTCTTGGAGGATTACTACCGAGACAATCGCACTTCTTATATCTTTACTGCTGATCATGGCATGAGCGATAAAGGAAGTCATGGCGATGGGCATCCTACAAATACTGATACTCCGTTAGTTGCTTGGGGAGCCGGGATTAAATATCCCAGACCAGCGACTGGACAAAGTCACTCTGATTCTGTTACTAGCTTTGTGGACAAGCACGCTCATGATATGCCCACACCTTATGATTGGGGCCTTAACCGTGTTGAGAGAGTTGATGTCAACCAAGCTGACATAGCACCCCTTATG TCAACGCTCTTGGGTTTGCCATCCCCAGTTAACTCTGTTGGAAACCTACCACTCGGTTACATGAAGTTGAACGAG gCAGAAGAAGTTGAAGCTGTGCTAGCTAATACCAAACAAATCCTTAATCAGCTTCTTCGTAAATCAC TTATAAAAATGTCAAACTCCTTATTTTTCAAGCCATTCAAGCCGTTGGTGGACCATTCCTCATCGCTTAGTCAGATTGATGAGTTAATTTCTGCCAAACATTATGAAGCTGCAATGAAAATGGCTGTAGACCTCAGAAACTTGGCACTAGAGGGCCTTCATTACTTTCAAACGTATGACTGGCTAATGCTGATGACTGTCATTACCCTTGGATACACTGGATGGATGATCGTACTTGCTCTGCATGTCCTGCAATGTTATAGTTCACTATCAGGAGATTTATCCAAGAAAGGGCAATTATCTATGCAGAAAAAAGATTCCAGAAAA GTATATCTATCAGGCTGTCTGCTTATGGCAATTCTCACTGTGCTAAATTTGGTGGAGCACTCTCCCCCTCTTTACCATGCATACATTGGAATGACAGTATTTCTATGGACACAGATTTTTAGTGAATATCGATTAATAAGAGGACTGTGGATGTATTTGAGGGAAAGGAAGGCTGGTTACTTCATCAAACTTCTATTTGCCGCAGCTGTGTCAATTGTCATTGTGGAATTATTG GTCCATAGCTTCACTGAGAGAAAGCTTTACACTTGGTTTTTCTTGATAGCAGGTTTTGTGTCTTCGATTTTGCTGCACATTTCAATTCCTTGGAGATCTGGGATACCAGTTTTTGTATGTATGTCTTGTTGGTTCCTGTCTGTCTTCACTCTGATGCCAGCGGAAATTCCTGATAATAATAACCTCGT AGTTATAAGTGGAGCTATCATAATAGTAATAAGCCTTGCTGCAAAGTGGCTAGACACACATGCAGAAGGGAACAAATTTTGGCAGAGTATCACTTTTCACGAAAGCAAGAAGCCGATGTGGTCCAAGCTATATTTCATACAG ATTATTTTGGTTGGAGTTTCGTCGGTGATGGTGTCTCTGTCAACAAAGCACCGAACACAGAATCAAGAACTACATTCGTCACACCAGTTCATAAACTGGTTAGTTGCCG GTTCGTCGATGGTTCTTCCGTTGTTTTCAGGAAATGGTATCCTTTCACGTTTAAGTTCAATATTTCTTGGTTTCGCTCCTCCATTCCTTCTTCTGTCTATTGG ATATGAAGCTGTCTTTTACAGTGCTCTAGCCGTTGTACTAATGGCATGGATATTATTTGAGAACGCTTCTCATCATTCTAGCAAAGCAAAAGATTCATCTCCATCAGAACAAAACACAGAGGAACATGTCACTATTGGAAGTGAGGAGAGATACTTGCAGCTATCAGATGTGCGGATTCCTTTGATTTTT ATGGTTTTGTTCAATGTGGCCTTCTTTGGAACTGGGAATTTTGCAAGTATAGCAAGTTTTGAGATATCATCTGTCTACCGGTTCATCACAATCTTCAGC CCCTTTCTGATGGCAGCTCTTCTTATATTCAAGCTCTTCATACCGTTCATGCTTGTCAT ATGTGCGTTCAGTGCAATAACGAAATTAGTGAGAGTGCCAAGACTGGGATGTTACTTCCTTGTGATCTTATTTTCAGACATAATGACGATACATTTCTTCTTTCTG GTGAAAAACACAGGAAGCTGGATGGAGATAGGGAATAGCATAAGCCATTTTGGGATAGTGAGTGCTCAAGTGGTCTTTGTGCTTTTACTCTTTGCGCTCACAAACCTCTACACCAGAACCATCCGAGTCAAGCCGCTCTCTTCCTCCCCTTCTCTCAAAACGCTCTGA
- the LOC130495086 gene encoding V-type proton ATPase subunit G1 — protein MESSRGQGGIQQLLAAEQEAQHIVNAARTAKMGRLKQAKEEAEKEIAEYKAKTEQDFQRKLEETSGDSGANVKRLEQETDEKIEQLKSEASRISNDVVEMLLKHVTTVKN, from the exons atggAGTCTAGCAGAGGTCAAGGTGGGATCCAGCAGTTGCTTGCTGCTGAACAAGAAGCTCAACACATCGTCAATGCTGCAAGGACCG CAAAGATGGGAAGGCTGAAGCAAGCAAAGGAAGAGGCTGAGAAGGAGATAGCTGAATACAAAGCGAAAACAGAGCAAGACTTCCAGAGGAAACTTGAGGAG acaagtGGAGACTCGGGTGCGAATGTGAAGAGGCTGGAGCAAGAGACTGATGAGAAGATCGAGCAGCTCAAAAGCGAAGCATCCAGGATTTCCAACGATGTTGTGGAGATGCTCCTCAAACATGTCACCACTGTCAAGAACTGA
- the LOC108861564 gene encoding uncharacterized protein LOC108861564, with the protein MGILGYAVAGGGFAVIGAWESLDSSYLDPNSSTGDDSSSPMAPQITPSPPKSSGSSSIPTALLSSLFIANSIYSFFSSIGSSDRVGSMLQLQILAVAVLFLVYAVVSHLVANSKNAAFAALPSSITTLLLLFGFIEEFLMFYLQKKDTSGIENRYYDLMLVPIAICVFSTLFDLRSDSNNTTHRQFAKLGRGIGLILQGTWFLQMGVSFFTGLITNNCSFHEKTRGNFTIKCRGHGDYHRAKAIATLQFNCHLALMVVLATALFSVVANRKGYLREEDHSKYRPLGAEMENLSNFTLDSDEEEDEVGQDSNLGAKETGVNGIISSHA; encoded by the coding sequence ATGGGTATATTGGGCTACGCCGTCGCCGGCGGAGGATTTGCAGTAATCGGCGCGTGGGAGTCACTGGACTCATCGTACCTCGATCCAAATTCATCTACCGGTGATGATTCGTCTTCCCCTATGGCGCCTCAGATCACTCCGTCTCCGCCCAAATCTAGTGGATCGTCTTCCATCCCCACAGCTTTGCTTTCGTCTCTGTTTATCGCCAACTCGATTTACTCCTTCTTCAGCTCAATCGGATCCAGCGATCGGGTCGGATCGATGCTCCAGTTACAGATCCTGGCCGTCGCAGTTTTATTCCTAGTGTACGCCGTCGTAAGCCATCTGGTGGCCAACTCCAAAAACGCAGCCTTTGCAGCTCTTCCGTCTTCGATCACGACTCTGCTGCTCCTCTTCGGCTTCATCGAGGAGTTTCTCATGTTCTACCTCCAGAAGAAGGACACATCCGGAATCGAGAATCGCTACTACGATCTCATGCTCGTCCCCATCGCCATCTGCGTCTTCTCCACCCTCTTCGACCTTAGATCCGACTCTAACAACACCACGCATCGTCAGTTCGCGAAGCTAGGGCGCGGGATCGGTTTGATTCTGCAAGGCACGTGGTTTCTGCAGATGGGTGTTTCGTTTTTCACCGGTTTGATCACTAACAACTGCTCCTTTCACGAGAAGACCAGAGGCAATTTCACCATCAAGTGCAGAGGGCACGGTGATTACCACAGGGCCAAAGCTATAGCTACGCTTCAGTTTAACTGCCATTTGGCTCTCATGGTGGTTTTAGCTACTGCGTTGTTCTCTGTCGTTGCGAACAGGAAAGGTTATCTCCGTGAGGAGGATCACTCTAAGTATCGGCCTCTCGGAGCTGAGATGGAAAATTTAAGTAACTTCACTCTCGAttctgatgaagaagaagacgaggtTGGACAAGATAGTAACCTAGGAGCTAAGGAAACTGGTGTTAATGGAATCATCAGCTCACACGCTTAA
- the LOC108861560 gene encoding CRM-domain containing factor CFM2, chloroplastic, with protein MLLPVCHHQQQPLLPPKTSPDRIFPPFLIPRTLISLRRASFAVVRTSSSDRKTLPQSAIQRIADKLRSLGFAEEETNPHDSTPTTSDRNPPGEIFVPLPNQLPIHRVGHTIDTSWSTPSYPVPKPGSGTAISRYHELKRVWKKEKAVERKKEEKVPSLAELTLPAGELRWLRSEGIRLTKKIKIGKAGITEGIVNGIHERWRTREVVKIFCDDISAMNMKRTHDVLETKTGGLVIWRSGSKILLYRGLNYHYPYFLSDGDLALASSLESASESDSREKQTTAESSATSVTTHKMAKPLLVQGVGSPDKVRFQLPGEVQLVEEADRLLEGLGPRFTDWWAYDPLPVDADLLPAIVPEYRRPFRLLPYGVSPKLTDDEMTILRRLGRPLPCHFALGRNRNLQGLAVAIVKLWEKCEVAKIAVKRGVQNTNSELMAEELKWLTGGTLISRDKDFIVLYRGKDFLPSAVSSPIEERRRQTMMMEKSSVHGGNKLTENEEETKPQAGTDDTELEAEYKKGHQMKPKQLKSPEAILERTSIKLSMALEKKANAERILAELESRETPQLSDIDKEGITEDEKYMLRKIGLKMKPFLLLGRRGVFDGTIENMHLHWKYRELVKIICNEHSMEAAYEVAEILEAESGGILVAVEMVSKGYAIIVYRGKNYERPSCLRPRTLLSKREALKRSVEAQRRKSLKLHVLKLSNNIDELNRLLVEDSTTKETCSDGEPSNRVIQEETENQNVEPEKSKGETELGYSSDSTVPSSGEESWEDDSEDEVNQSTTSSHAYQKDENGPGSSRRHEGGTANISVLTEPGFAEASSFHDRSTPRNSFLNAKRKVPTGQELGSSTKSGSQISALTESQRENHGLVADLSNRERLILRKQALKMKKRPPFAVGRSNVVTGLAKTLKTHFQRNPLAIVNVKGRAKGTSVQEVIAKLKEETGALLVSQEPSKVILYRGWGAEEEMQSFYPNSNVKNSINLTSSSSQRGLVNDPPPVSPALIEAIRLECGLE; from the exons ATGTTGCTTCCTGTGTGTCACCACCAGCAGCAACCACTGTTACCTCCCAAAACCTCACCCGACCGAATTTTCCCGCCATTTCTGATTCCCAGAACCCTGATTTCACTACGTAGAGCGAGCTTCGCCGTCGTCCGTACTTCTTCCTCCGACCGAAAGACTCTTCCCCAATCCGCCATCCAGAGAATCGCTGATAAGCTCCGCAGCCTCGGGTTCGCGGAAGAAGAGACTAATCCTCATGATTCTACTCCGACTACGTCTGATCGAAATCCCCCCGGAGAGATATTCGTTCCGCTGCCGAACCAGCTTCCGATACACCGGGTCGGGCACACTATTGACACGAGCTGGAGCACGCCCAGTTACCCGGTTCCGAAGCCCGGGTCGGGTACAGCCATCTCCAGGTACCatgagctgaagagagtgtggaAGAAGGAAAAGGCCGTTGAGAggaagaaggaggagaaggtCCCGTCGTTGGCGGAGTTGACATTGCCGGCGGGGGAGCTGAGGTGGTTGAGGTCGGAAGGGATAAGGCTGACGAAGAAGATAAAGATCGGAAAGGCAGGGATAACGGAAGGGATAGTGAATGGGATACACGAGAGATGGAGGACAAGGGAGGTTGTCAAGATTTTTTGCGACGATATCTCCGCTATGAACATGAAACGCACCCATGACGTTTTGGAG ACGAAAACTGGAGGATTGGTCATTTGGAGATCTGGAAGCAAGATTTTGTTGTATAGAGGCCTCAATTATCACTACCCTTATTTTTTATCTGATGGGGATTTGGCACTTGCTTCTTCTCTGGAATCTGCTTCAGAGAGTGATAGTAGAGAGAAACAGACTACTGCAGAGTCTTCTGCCACTAGTGTTACTACTCATAAAATGGCTAAGCCCTTGTTAGTACAAGGCGTTGGTTCTCCGGATAAGGTTCGGTTTCAACTACCTGGGGAAGTACAACTAGTTGAAGAAGCTGACCGCTTGCTTGAAGGATTGGGCCCAAGATTCACTGACTGGTGGGCGTATGATCCTCTTCCAGTAGATGCTGATCTTCTGCCAGCTATAGTCCCTGAGTACAGGAGACCATTTCGTCTTCTCCCGTACGGCGTGAGTCCAAAACTAACCGATGACGAAATGACCATTTTAAGGAGACTTGGTAGACCACTCCCTTGTCATTTTGCTTTAG GTAGAAATAGAAATTTGCAGGGACTAGCCGTTGCAATTGTCAAGCTCTGGGAGAAATGTGAGGTTGCCAAGATAGCTGTGAAGAGAGGAGTGCAGAACACTAATAGCGAGCTCATGGCCGAAGAGTTAAAG TGGTTGACTGGAGGGACTCTGATATCTCGGGATAAAGATTTCATTGTCTTGTACAGAGGAAAGGATTTCCTACCATCTGCAGTTTCTTCTCCAATAGAAGAGAGGAGGAGACAAACAATGATGATGGAGAAATCAAGTGTGCATGGTGGTAATAAGCTAACTGAAAACGAAGAGGAAACAAAACCTCAGGCTGGTACAGACGACACTGAACTAGAAGCTGAATATAAAAAGGGTCATCAAATGAAACCAAAACAGCTGAAATCTCCTGAGGCAATCCTTGAAAGAACTAGTATCAAGTTGTCCATG GCGTTAGAAAAGAAAGCAAACGCAGAAAGAATTCTGGCGGAGCTGGAGAGTAGAGAGACCCCGCAACTGTCTGATATCGATAAGGAGGGTATTACTGAAGACGAAAAGTACATGCTACGGAAAATTGGCCTGAAAATGAAGCCTTTCCTTTTACTAG GTAGACGAGGCGTTTTTGATGGAACAATAGAGAACATGCATCTTCACTGGAAGTATAGGGAACTTGTGAAGATTATATGTAATGAACATAGCATGGAAGCTGCATACGAAGTAGCAGAAATCTTGGAAGCTGAAAGTGGTGGCATACTAGTTGCTGTTGAGATGGTAAGTAAGGGCTATGCAATTATTGTGTATCGTGGCAAGAATTATGAGAGGCCTTCATGTCTACGACCCCGAACACTTCTTAGTAAGAGAGAGGCTCTGAAGCGATCTGTGGAGGCACAACGTCGAAag TCATTAAAGCTGCATGTGCTGAAACTTTCCAACAACATTGATGAATTGAACCGTCTGCTG GTTGAGGACAGTACGACCAAGGAAACGTGTTCAGATGGGGAACCAAGTAACAGAGTG ATCCAAGAAGAAACAGAAAATCAGAATGTTGAACCTGAGAAATCAAAAGGAGAAACTGAACTCGGCTATTCTTCTGACTCAACAGTTCCTTCCTCCGGTGAAGAGAGCTGGGAG GATGACAGCGAAGATGAAGTCAACCAATCTACTACGAGCAGTCATGCCTATCAAAAGGATGAAAATGGGCCTGGCTCTTCTCGGAGACATGAGGGTGGTACTGCAAATATATCTGTACTTACAGAACCCGGTTTTGCCGAGGCTTCTTCATTTCATGATAGATCAACT CCGCGCAATAGCTTCCTGAATGCTAAGCGAAAGGTACCAACTGGACAAGAACTGGGATCATCAACTAAAAGTGGCTCACAAATCTCAGCTCTGACAGAGAGCCAAAGAGAAAATCATGGATTGGTCGCAGATCTGTCCAATAGAGAAAGACTCATCCTGAGAAAACAAGCCCTCAAGATGAAGAAGCGCCCACCCTTTGCAGTAG GAAGAAGCAACGTTGTAACCGGTTTAGCTAAAACTCTGAAGACGCATTTTCAGAGGAACCCTCTAGCAATTGTAAATGTCAAAGGGAGAGCCAAGGGAACATCTGTGCAAGAAGTCATCGCAAAGCTCAAG GAAGAAACAGGAGCTCTTCTTGTGTCGCAGGAGCCAAGCAAAGTCATTCTTTACAGAGGTTGGGGAGCAGAAGAAGAAATGCAAAGCTTTTACCCAAATAGCAATGTCAAAAACTCTATAAATctaacatcatcttcttcacaaAGAGGGCTTGTTAATGATCCTCCTCCTGTATCTCCTGCCCTCATTGAAGCCATAAGACTTGAGTGTGGATTGGAGTAA
- the LOC108805239 gene encoding protein transport protein SEC13 homolog A, with translation MPPQKIETGHSDIVHDVVMDYYGKRVATASSDCTVKITGVSNSGGSQQLATLTGHRGPVWQVAWAHPKFDSLLASCSYDGQIIIWKEGNNQNEWTQAHVFNDHKVSVNSIAWAPHELGLSLACGASDGNISVFSARADGGWDTTRIDQAHPVGVTSVSWAPATEPGALVSSGMHEPVYKLASGGCDSTVKVWKFANGSWKMDCFPALHKHKDWVRDVAWAPNLGLPKSTIASGSEDGSVIIWTVGKEGEQWEGKVLKDFKTPVWRVTWSLTGNLLAVSDGNNNVTLWKEAVDGEWEQVTVVEP, from the coding sequence ATGCCTCCACAGAAGATCGAGACTGGTCACAGCGACATTGTCCATGATGTCGTCATGGATTACTATGGAAAGCGTGTAGCTACTGCCTCATCAGACTGCACCGTCAAGATAACCGGAGTAAGCAACAGCGGCGGATCGCAGCAGCTAGCTACCTTAACCGGCCACCGAGGTCCCGTCTGGCAAGTCGCTTGGGCCCACCCAAAGTTCGATTCGCTACTGGCTTCGTGCTCTTACGATGGGCAGATCATAATATGGAAAGAAGGAAACAACCAAAACGAATGGACGCAGGCTCACGTCTTCAACGACCACAAAGTATCAGTCAACTCCATCGCTTGGGCTCCTCACGAGCTCGGACTCTCCTTGGCTTGCGGAGCATCCGATGGAAACATTTCTGTTTTCTCAGCGAGAGCAGATGGCGGTTGGGACACAACGAGGATAGACCAAGCGCATCCGGTTGGAGTCACCTCAGTGTCATGGGCACCAGCGACGGAGCCAGGTGCGCTCGTTAGCTCCGGTATGCACGAACCGGTTTATAAATTAGCGTCGGGAGGGTGTGATAGTACGGTGAAGGTGTGGAAATTCGCCAACGGGTCGTGGAAGATGGACTGTTTCCCGGCGCTTCACAAGCACAAGGATTGGGTGAGGGACGTGGCATGGGCACCTAACCTGGGACTGCCGAAGTCGACGATAGCAAGCGGGTCGGAAGATGGGAGTGTGATCATATGGACGGTAGGGAAAGAAGGAGAGCAGTGGGAAGGAAAGGTTTTGAAAGATTTCAAGACGCCCGTGTGGAGGGTGACCTGGTCGTTGACTGGTAATCTGCTGGCTGTTTCGGATGGGAACAATAACGTAACGTTGTGGAAAGAGGCTGTGGATGGGGAGTGGGAGCAAGTCACTGTCGTTGAGCCATAG
- the LOC108861563 gene encoding protein NRT1/ PTR FAMILY 5.9 encodes MDLEQKTRGLGKSCALLIVIAGMERYAFKGVASNLVTYLTDVVKMSNSRAAKTVNTWAGFTSMLPLFSAPLADAYWDRFFTILASSSVYFVGLVGLTWTAFAGSRSATKTISAYFLYSSLCLVSIGLGVLNPSLQAFGADQLDHDLNKEFELLSGDQKDAKATRKTQFFQWWYFGVCAGSLLGVTVMAYIQDTFGWVLGFAIPGIAMFLLILLFLSGCGIYVYGAGAGSKTKTTPTPFEKILKLIKGAVVKKKKKKQGSKYTLADEEDLDAMELELQERPLCKCDDDAEAEDIETASTTPQQMDDESSKTGFSGLDTIKLVLRLLPIWTMLLMFAVIFQLPATFFTKQGMTMKRNIGSSFKIPPATLQSTITLSIILLMPLYEKILIPVTKRIKNNGQGISVMERMGVGMFLSIIAIVIAAMVERKRLDISQKVKSLPDYDPETVPFSIFWLLPQYILLGISDIFTVVGMQEFFYAEVPVRMRTMGFALYTSVFGVGGFVSAGLISVVEAYSTSTGEGQNWFADDLSEARLDKYYWLLALTSTISFVVYVVLCKYFKSSSSDQGSEEEKEKAPK; translated from the exons ATGGATTTAGAACAGAAGACAAGAGGACTTGGCAAGTCATGTGCCCTTCTCATAG tGATTGCTGGAATGGAGAGATATGCGTTCAAAGGAGTTGCATCAAACTTAGTGACATATCTAACAGATGTAGTGAAGATGAGTAATTCAAGAGCAGCCAAAACAGTTAATACTTGGGCTGGTTTCACTTCCATGCTGCCTCTCTTCTCTGCTCCTTTGGCTGATGCGTACTGGGATAGATTCTTCACTAtccttgcttcttcttctgtctACTTTGTG GGGCTAGTGGGATTGACATGGACTGCATTTGCTGGGTCACGTTCAGCTACGAAGACAATCTCAGCCTACTTTCTCTACTCATCACTATGTCTTGTCTCAATCGGGTTAGGCGTCTTAAACCCTTCTCTTCAAGCCTTTGGTGCGGACCAGCTCGACCACGACCTTAATAAGGAATTTGAGCTTCTCTCGGGTGATCAAAAAGACGCTAAAGCTACCCGAAAGACTCAGTTTTTCCAATGGTGGTACTTTGGCGTCTGCGCTGGAAGCCTTCTGGGTGTCACTGTCATGGCTTATATCCAAGACACTTTTGGCTGGGTCCTAGGTTTTGCCATACCCGGAATAGCCATGTTCCTGTTGATCCTGCTGTTCTTGTCGGGTTGCGGAATCTATGTCTATGGTGCTGGTGCTGGTTCCAAGACGAAAACAACCCCTACACCTTTTGAGAAGATCCTTAAGCTCATCAAAGGGGCTGTagtgaagaaaaagaagaagaagcagggAAGCAAATATACACTTGCAGATGAGGAAGATTTGGATGCTATGGAGCTAGA GCTACAAGAGAGGCCTCTCTGTAAATGCGATGATGACGCTGAGGCTGAAGACATCGAAACTGCTTCAACAACCCCACAGCAAATGGATGATGAGAGTTCGAAAACGGGTTTCTCTGGACTTGATACAATCAAGTTAGTGCTTCGCCTTTTGCCCATATGGACGATGCTTCTCATGTTTGCAGTCATCTTCCAGCTACCAGCGACCTTCTTCACTAAACAAGGTATGACCATGAAGCGAAACATCGGTTCCAGCTTCAAAATCCCTCCTGCGACCCTGCAAAGCACCATTACGCTATCCATAATCCTCCTCATGCCGCTGTATGAGAAGATCTTGATCCCTGTCACCAAAAGAATCAAGAACAACGGTCAAGGCATCTCTGTGATGGAGAGAATGGGAGTTGGAATGTTCCTATCCATCATTGCCATTGTTATCGCGGCGATGGTCGAGAGGAAAAGACTAGACATAAGCCAAAAGGTGAAGAGTTTACCTGATTACGATCCAGAAACAGTCCCGTTCAGCATCTTCTGGCTGCTGCCTCAGTACATACTCCTGGGAATCTCGGATATATTCACAGTGGTTGGGATGCAAGAGTTTTTCTACGCCGAGGTTCCGGTTAGAATGAGAACAATGGGATTTGCTCTGTACACAAGTGTGTTTGGCGTAGGAGGCTTTGTGAGCGCAGGGCTGATCTCAGTGGTGGAGGCTTATTCAACCTCAACAGGTGAAGGGCAAAACTGGTTTGCAGATGATTTGTCGGAAGCTAGGCTAGACAAATACTACTGGCTGCTTGCGCTAACAAGTACTATAAGCTTTGTGGTCTACGTTGTTCTATGCAAGTATTTCAAGAGTAGTAGTAGTGATCAAGGcagtgaagaagaaaaagaaaaagctcCTAAATAA